The DNA window TCAATCCAACCACTCTCCGCTCTCTACCTACCCAACCTCTCCACCTTCCTCTCTTTTCTCGTTATCTCTCTCATCTCCTCGTTTTGTCTCTCTTTCTCTATAGTCACGATAcaactttctttttttgttttctgatttAGGTGGGAGGAATAGGGTAAGAGGTGGGGTGGAGTGgggtgatttttcttttttaataatttttatttttgtttaaggataaaattattcgaaaaaatgttatttatggacaaaagaatgattttataacgttttgtaacgttaagaatgattttaataacaaaaaaaagttgaagataaatttaattttcacccCAAACTTTAGAAACGTAAACAGTACTTAACCCTATAAATAATCATCCTACGATGATGTCAATTTGGTTGGTACATAAATTGCTTTACTAGGATGGCACAATTTATCTGTTAAAATTTTAACTcatttaacaaataaatcatCGTGGAATGTAGTTATATATGTTTGTATATAAATAGTTCTAAGGTTTtacaatttgtgttaaaattttaatacgTTTAACACATatatgtcattttatggtgtaACTATTTAGGTTATAGTCTTAAAATGCCATGAATTATTATGTGTTTAATTTTCAACTTGTTAATTATTGCTAgtaaaattttatacaaaacaAAATCTTCATACTACTATTTTTAAGTTGATCAATAATATATGAGAGATAAATAATAAGTAGTTTATTCATTtaggtatattttttaaaataatttttaatgtttaattttttattacataaatCTCTTTGAAAGATAACATTATAAAATAGAGGTAATATTATCTATACCTTCTAAATATTAATTAAGCAGAGAATAATTGATTggttaaaaattttcaagagattaaaaatattgtctattttatttaatattttttataatgttatacatttaaatttttttattaactaagtttaatcaagttagtctaatataacaaaaattaattataattaatattatttcaaatcttattatttaacttggttggactttattcataaaaaaactaaaatgtataacaattaaattatttgtttattatatatCTGATTATTCTATTATgttaactttaattattttaatagttaattatttaattaaaaatatgtaaattaatatgtataaacAAAGACAAAATTTCGTGCAAGGGAAGAGAGGCAATGtccctcttattttttttaaacaaattatgtataaatttttattttacttttttttataaaattaattttaattttttttaaatatgatataattCCGCTCCTACATATTACCTTAATacattgtaattattttaatatttatttttttatgcacataatattttttaacttactAATATATATGTTTGTAATAATGagcttaaaatattatttaaaaattgataaaaaataatgataagcTCTTAGTTTTGTTTGTAATCAAAATTATGTATGTTATATTttgcaaaaagtaaaaatttattttagtaggaattttgaatattaataaaaaatatagtaaagTCGATAgactttataaaaaataaaatattttaaattaagtgTAATAGAAATTCTTCTTTTGATGATTAATGAATATATCTAAAAGTTTAACTTAATATCATCAATATGATTGcataatcaattatatttttaaatttttaggtttatgaattatatttttctaattaatttatgattaaaaaaatcaaatttgattaaATACAGTTAGTTTAGTCAATGATAAATGTAGTATTTATTATCACAAAAttactgattttttatttactaaaattattatataaattattcatGGTTACATAGATACGATACGATAGAatatatcattaaaaaaaatgaatagaaCAAGTCATGGATTATGCAATAACAGTTAGgattaaaatattatactatCAATTTATTTGTATTATCGTATAAATTTCATGActatcatattttataaaaaaaaaataaaaataagtaccCATTATATGACATTacgagtaaaaataaaaaataaaaaataccttaATTACTAATTAGAAGATCACACACTTGTactttttaatttcattctaattaaatatgaaatttatgtctattattttACACTTAATATAATTGAAAgcacctttttcttcttttaactttgtatttttttttttgctttataTTACGTAACACCCTTACTTTTAATACCTTATAATCGTACTAAAAATTTAGACATTACTTATTtctaatcttttaatttaatattatatttatttaatattaaacttTCGTAAATATGAACCGAATATTTAACTATGAAAGCGAAAAGTCTTTACTTTAAAATCACACAGTCAGATATCATGTtcacataataataaatacataaacttATCCAAAACTTCTTAATATATAAGTTCTGtctctctaaaattttaaaataacaaataacgagagataaaataaaatctaaaactaaatcaaatacagaaaataaaaaaatatatatacgtaAAGTTCCATAATTTGATCGtgattttttaccaaaattttctgAATCTTGAACCTGTcactcaaaaaaaaatttgtaaagaaataaaaacacCGTCTTTAAAAAGATTAGTGAATatgtttataatattttactaaaaaatgaAATCATTTgttaagaaatataaaattaaatatattaggaTATCTGTTACTAATAGAGTGTGTTttaaaaatagcataaaaatttaattctcaATAGAATAAATAGTGGCTCAGTCTCATTACTAgccaaactaaaaaattaaaaacttaaccAATAAATGTCACAACCAAAACTTACAAATTTGTTTTTAAGTTCTTCACtataacataaatatataatgaaaatTGGATAATACAAAATAACATGATATTTCATACTAGTACAACGGAATATGTGATAATTTTTCTAACTTATAATTTATAGCATCGTTCTACCAATACGTTAATTAAACCACCTAACTTGATGTGATCGATCAGAAAGAAAACGAAGGGTTCTAGAAGGTAAAatgggattttttttttttttttgccttatTAACTCTTATATTCGGCAACTAAAAGAATGTTTAAGtgtgtatataaataaataaataagttgggaagtgccattaattttatataatatttagaattaatttaccaaataaattacaaatttttttagagaaaaatatgaaaaataaatgtcACCAATTATTAGCAATTAAATCTCTATTCTATTAATCCAACCATATAGAAATATCGGTGCAAAAATTGAGGCACCAAAGAATCCTTACTGTGCGTCACACTTTTAAAGTGATAATGGCCTTGAAGGCCCAACAGGGCAAGAGAATAACTGCAACTAATTGAACTAAGAAAACAGGTAAAGCTATGCTCCGTTTAGTTTGAATACAAGGCGTCAAGGCTTTAAGGCCTTTTTGGGTCTGTCAACGAAGGCAATTCAGATTGGTGACCcatgacaataaaaaaaaagtgattcGTGACCGAAAACCAAAGCCGTTAAAAAAAATGTAGTAAACCAAGTTaggttggtctagtggttagctcactagtccgcttaagcaagtgtcgggggttcgaatcccACCTTGTGCATACAGCAACCCATTGGCTagcggcaaacccttaaatgaagctcagtaccgcggcggattagtccttgacttgccgggttgggggataccgtggaaaaccaaaaaaaaaaaatgtagtgACACTATTCAGTATTAGAGTCTAAATTACCAACGCAAGTTGGCATAGATGGATGAGGGTCTGTGTCCCTTAACCATCTCTCTCGGGTTCAATACTCACTGGATGATAGGAATGGAGCTTGCTTGTTTAGGAGGGTCGCCCACTTTGTGTGTCTTTGTTCCTACTTTCTAGCATGACGGCTCCATTTAACCATTAtacgttaaaattaattattaaaattagttattatatatttgtatataaatatatcataAGTTGGATATATCACATAGAGACTCATCCTCCCTATCAAACCCAAATTCTCTCTTCCTCTCCCTTTCATTTAAAGACGGCTAGAGGTGAAAAAAGGTCAGACGGCCTGTCAAGGATCTGGAACCTAACCTGTGTTTAGCCTAGTCTATCATGTCCTGTTATAAAATAGGCATAAGTTCATACTCTTGTAAAAGCCTCAATATGTTAACAGGCCAGACACAAACTCACTAATTAGTCTTATAAGTCTGTTAGGTCTGCTTGAACCTGTtaacatataattaaatatataaataatttttttattattaacaaaattatgaaatattttaaatttattatattttattataaacacttttgtatattttaaatactttaagaatttgaaaattcttataaatattaaatatgacatattgcatataaatatttttataaaaaaattatcaggccTTTTAACAGACTTTAAATTAGGCCAGGCTTAATAACAGGCTATGTTtagtactttaaaaaaaattctataacAAGCTATAAGCCAGGCTCAGACCAATAAACTATATGACAAGTTAGGCGTGTTTCCACCTCTAAAGACGGCCATTTACCGGAGCTATTCCGAAGCTTTAAATTGTTTGTTGTATGGAGAAGAAATCAAGCACCCGAATCCTCGTCGATGGCTTCGATAAGAATCTATAGGTGCTACCTTCTAAAATTTGCCGATGTCACGTCTCCCCCGATTTAAGAAGTTCGATCCTCATCTTCAATGGTGACCATTTGTACTTCTTCAGAATTGCTGCGAACAGTGAGTGAAACAGACAGGCTTGGTGCAGCTGACTTATATCTCAACCTTATATGTGTATCTTAGGCTAAGGTCTCACTAATTTTCAATAgcattaaaatcataaattatcCATTAAACAAAAACAAGTCGCACGGCAAATCAGTAAttacaattaataaaaataggaTATTGAGACAGAAatacagaaataaaaaattatagataGTAGATAAGATATAAGCAAAAATATTATATCtagttatattaaattaatatattttgtattcatcttgacagaaaaaatactaaaacacTAATAAATGACACTGATGGTAATCAGTGACTAAGAGAAAAGGGGGAGTTAAATTTTAGCCCTTTTTTGTTGAGtgttactttctgccatttgaAATAGTTTTAGgagatttttcttatttttatctcgTACCTAGTCAAgagacatttttattttgtctcataaCTAGACaggagatatttttcaattttgtctcctATGCAACAGAaccagaaatggagtagaagaaagagagagaatcacaccaagaagtatcctggttcagctgccaagtgcaatgcagcctatatccagtctccatcacaataatGATGGAATTCCACTATAATCATCttgattacaaacaccaattctccctaggaactaccctttctatccgggacaagtccagaatctatccccaatcctgaacttgacttggtcatcTACCAAActttcaactgctaagtgctaacccaacttgtaagGAGATTTCCACaaaatcatgatacacaacatagatgtacaaaggacctctaagacatctatgactttttctttaattttgtaccCTCTGCCTTTTTTTGCTCACTGACTTTTTCTTACAAATTTcacactgtttgcctttttaccatgagactcaagacatacaaaactaaagaaaatacaaaatgaagaacattgaaggagaagaacttctgttagcttgggtagctatgagaactaTGTGCTTTCTCTCCTTACTTCAAGCCTTGGCCGTTAACCATTATTATAGAAGGGAAAGCTTCCAAAGTTGAAACCAATCCAACTGAGCCAACTTCTTCTCAACATCAAAACCAGTTTgaacagagagaagagagagggaaCCAAAAgcaaaaaccaacatgcaattacttCTCTCTCATCCCTTCTCATTAAACTTCATCAATCTGAGCCTTCCATCTtgacttggtccccaagaaggATTTCTGACCCTTGATGAACCCTTGATCCTTGACAGCTCTATTTGCTTCACTTCTGCTTTTTCCCCAATGTAGCTACAGTAGCTATCTTCTGTGATGGATGAACAAAAAGTAGAAACGAGCCATACCCCAGGGATCTTCATCTCTGACCGAATTGGATTGCTACAATTTTTAGGCATGGTGATCTTGAGGCTTCTTTACCACATCTTACTATTAGTGGTAAAGATCTCAGCCACGCCATATTGTAGATCTTCTTTTTGCAAGAGTCATTATCACATTGACCTCTTGCTTCTTCCTAGCTTCTGCTTCCTTCTTCTAATTACTTGTTTTTACCATCTTCTTCTCTGACATTGAAATGACCGAAACTAGAGAGCAAagagagagaatgaaaaaaaGCTTTCAATGTAATTGAAGCAAGCAATTAAAATGAGTTAAATTTTCACTCCCCATGCCTAGTAATGTGTAAAATCAATTAATGTCATCAAATCAATTTCAACTTTCTCTTTCCAGTTACCAAGACATTAAAACaagttaattaaatttgaattccaccAAAATAGAGAGTGGGTAACCGAAtcacttctctttctttcctttttcttttcaatttcggACCATGAAAAAATTGGTCTTTCAACACAAGATTTTGGGCTGCTCCATACTTTTCAGGCCCAACAAACATAATAACAATTCAGCCataatgtttaaaatatttttgtaccaAAGGCTGAATGTTGTCATCACATTGGGCTTGTTTGATTTTGGCCCAGTCATAAAATCTGCacacaataaaattattaatcaatacAATGAAATTAATCAActtgataattttataatttaattatttttaataatgtttgatcatcatcattctttaaagttttccaaattcaaccactaaataaaatataaaaacaccaatttttatgtttttatcttttatattttatttttagtatattatttttatcttgttctcagaataaaaaatagcgttaattattttggtaatatcaaaatttattggtGAACaaatggattttttattttagtaaataaaataaatataataattactgaactaaataattttaaaatttattatcgaAATTCGCCGTCCtttcttatctcgtttacattgtGAACGAGATAATTTTacacgtatctcgtttacagtgtaaacgagatacaatGAGACAACTTTCCACCAGCTATAAAAGGATGTCTAACCCTTGGCATTCTCCACATTTATCTCATATCTTCTTCTGTCCCATTTTTCTCACAAAAAGAAGGAAACAATGGTCACTAATAGCGTATACATAGTTGTGTGTGTTTACCCCAACTGTTGTATGAGAAATGGTGATAATGGAGTGATATTTGAGTGTGAAAATTTGATTCTGTTACGCACTCAGCATGTCAATTCGTTGTCCAAGTTGAAGAGTTTGATTTTGAGCAACGCTGATGGCACAGAAACGAGGGAAGTTGGAAGGGTGGGGCATAGGGTACTTGCATCATTGGGTAATGGAGTTTTCCGATTTCAACTATTTCGACTTTTAGGGGACAAACATGTGCAACTCATGTTCGACATCCATGGAAGAATCATGGCGGAGCAAGTGATGAAATTTTCTGCCGATGTTGGAGATATCGGTGGTGGTGGTTCTATACACTCGACCTATGTACAGGACGACCGACCTCTCGCACCACCACCCATTCATGTCGCCATTCCAGTGGCGGACATGGAGTTGGATGAGGAAGACTCTGATGAAGAGTACATTGCTGAAAGTGGAGACAGTGATTCTTCTGAGGCGGGTGATGACAAGGAGTTTGTTCTGGAGACGCCCGCTAAGGCAGCTGTGCGCTATGTTTTGTCTCCCCCTCACCTAATTCCAGCGCTATCAGATGTACCAAGTCACTATCATACGTTGGATCTGGACGCCATGCATGAGAGAATTCTGTTTTCCAACATGGGAGAGGAGGATTACAACCTAGACGGTGTGATAGAATTTCGAGTCGGCCACAAATTCAAATGCCGAGATGCAGTGATGCAGGGTGTGAAGAACTACAGTATTTTTCAGAGTGCAAAGTACTGGGTAATCAAATCGGACAGATTAAAGTACAATGTGCAATGCCGTCAAGCTGCAAATGGCTGTCCATGGAACCTCCGTATTGCCCTTCGACAGAACCTCGGATACTGGTGAGTTCAAGTTTAATTGAGGCATACTTACTCATTTATGGTTGGCACATATTAAGTACTTTTGAACCATGACGCCTAAACATGGCTGTTTTATTTCGCCTGGTCTACAATCTCTCACACCCCCTGTCCCTCTGAGCAGGTCGCCGGGTATCCGTCCTAACCTCTGACGCACGCCTACACCGATCTGGCATTCCCCGGGGAAGGTGGATATCCTCCCTCGGCTGTCTGGCAGAGGCCTATACGTCGGCAGATAACTCGACGAGCCTCAGATCCTTAACAAGTGGAACAAGTTGTTCGACTCGTCTGTCATCAGATATCCTCCGATCAGTAACATGATGTAGCATCTAGCGTACTGTCGAAGGTCTCTGTGTCGTCCATAGGGGGCATCTGCCAGACACGATCCCGCAGCCATACGAGGCTCAGCGTGAACGACTCCTTCCTCTGTGCCGCCTGCTGGGGAGCCACCGGAGGTTTGACACCCAGCAGCCGCTCCACCAACTGTTACGTCTCCGTCTGTTACCACCTACCAAAGTCACGGAAGCACCCCCAACAGGGTCCCCGTAGACGCGTAGCCTAGGTGGTACGCCACGTCCTGCAAGGTGATAGTGACCTCACTCCACAGGAGATGAAATGTGTGGGGGTCTACGGACGCCATCGCTCCACGAATGCCGTAATCAGGGCATTGTCGAATGTGAAATCTCTGAGAGACATCATATCACCGAATCTAGCCTCTCTCATATATGGGACGATGATATCGGGTGGAGGAAGTGTATGACTCACTCGTCGGGGTAATAGAAGGCgaggactctgaagaaaaaatatatgttcACAATAATcaataagtaattttaaaacttttattgcTTCTTTTAAGTTAAATGATCCTTATAATatcactaaatttttaaataggtttctatatttttttttattaaattcttacactgttttaagttttttaattagatatttacagtataaaatatattaaagttaaatattttcttttttataaattatagatTTTATGATTAAGAACATAATTAGATATTTAGttacatatttttcaaaaaaatattattctgttagttttaatatatttgacacacaaaaaatctaattataaaattaaaaagagtataataactaaattaagaaatataaaaaatctaattataaatcttacaaaactaaaagaaataaaatagagtTCCAAACTAATAATTAGGGataagtattattttggtcCTTCACGTTGAGGGTCGGAATCGAACCCATCCCTCATCTAATTTTCGATTTAGAATCGTCCTTAAtgtttttttcgtattaaaattgtcctttttaataaaatttttaattttattcctaaaTTACCCttactttaataaaaattataaaatttttaaaaaataaaataaaacacgcGTTTTCTCTTCGCAGAGGCGCCACTTACTGCCACCGGGTCGTTCGTCGCGGTCTTTCTCGCAGCTGCTTCGCCTACGACCGCTGCGTCCGTGAACCAGCAAGGCGGCTTTGGTGTCGGTTCCAGATCCAATAGATCTGCCGCCGCTGTTCCGAGTGGTTATGCCGTCGTGGACGTCGTCGTCTTCCTCAGCTGGTTCTGTTCCCACCAC is part of the Arachis duranensis cultivar V14167 chromosome 1, aradu.V14167.gnm2.J7QH, whole genome shotgun sequence genome and encodes:
- the LOC107458382 gene encoding uncharacterized protein LOC107458382, whose protein sequence is MVTNSVYIVVCVYPNCCMRNGDNGVIFECENLILLRTQHVNSLSKLKSLILSNADGTETREVGRVGHRVLASLGNGVFRFQLFRLLGDKHVQLMFDIHGRIMAEQVMKFSADVGDIGGGGSIHSTYVQDDRPLAPPPIHVAIPVADMELDEEDSDEEYIAESGDSDSSEAGDDKEFVLETPAKAAVRYVLSPPHLIPALSDVPSHYHTLDLDAMHERILFSNMGEEDYNLDGVIEFRVGHKFKCRDAVMQGVKNYSIFQSAKYWVIKSDRLKYNVQCRQAANGCPWNLRIALRQNLGYW